A stretch of the Nyctibius grandis isolate bNycGra1 chromosome 13, bNycGra1.pri, whole genome shotgun sequence genome encodes the following:
- the SLC25A5 gene encoding ADP/ATP translocase 2, whose product MGQCVPHGGAWLRVSPRIPSVPPRRGCRCDTRPRPGTPALCPPVGAAAAPLRWPRPSLPQPIGERDAAARHAPAHCPPPPIVGPGPYIRRPFQPRAAAAAASPRPASLHPPPPAMSDAAVSFAKDFLAGGVAAAISKTAVAPIERVKLLLQVQHASKQIAADKQYKGIIDCVVRIPREQGVLSFWRGNLANVIRYFPTQALNFAFKDKYKQIFLGGVDKRTQFWRYFAGNLASGGAAGATSLCFVYPLDFARTRLAADVGKAGADREFKGLGDCLIKIFQSDGLRGLYQGFNVSVQGIIIYRAAYFGIYDTAKGMLPDPKNTHIVVSWMIAQTVTAVAGLISYPFDTVRRRMMMQSGRKGSDIMYTGTIDCWRKIARDEGSKAFFKGAWSNVLRGMGGAFVLVLYDEIKKYT is encoded by the exons ATGGGGCAGTGTGTGCCCCACGGGGGTGCTTGGCTGCGTGTGAGCCCGCGGATCCCGAGTGTGCCCCCGCGCCGGGGATGCCGGTGTGACACCCGCCCCCGCCCGGGGACACCGGCCTTGTGCCCCCCGGTGGGCGccgcggcggccccgctccgctgGCCACGCCCCTCCCTCCCGCAGCCAATAGGCGAGCGGGACGCCGCGGCGCGGCACGCCCCCGCCCATTGTCCGCCCCCGCCCATTGTCGGCCCCGGCCCCTACATAAGGCGGCCATTTCAGCCGCGCGCCGCGGCGGCTGCGGCATCCCCTCGCCCGGCCTCGCTTcacccgccgcctcccgccatGAGCGATGCCGCCGTGTCCTTCGCCAAGGATTTCCTTGCCGGCGGGGTGGCGGCCGCCATCTCCAAGACCGCCGTCGCCCCCATCGAGAGGgtcaagctgctgctgcag GTACAGCACGCCAGCAAGCAGATCGCCGCCGACAAGCAGTACAAGGGCATCATCGACTGCGTGGTGCGCATCCCCCGGGAGCAGGGCGTCCTCTCCTTCTGGCGCGGCAACCTGGCCAATGTGATCCGGTACTTCCCCACCCAGGCCCTCAACTTCGCCTTCAAGGATAAGTACAAGCAGATCTTCCTGGGCGGCGTGGACAAGCGAACCCAGTTCTGGCGGTACTTCGCCGGCAACCTGGCATCGGGGGGTGCCGCCGGCGCTACCTCCCTGTGCTTCGTCTACCCCCTTGACTTTGCCCGAACCCGCCTGGCAGCGGACGTGGGTAAAGCCGGGGCTGACCGGGAGTTCAAAGGGCTCGGTGACTGCCTGATCAAAATCTTCCAGTCGGATGGCCTCAGGGGCCTGTACCAGGGCTTCAATGTCTCTGTCCAGGGCATCATCATCTACAGAGCCGCCTACTTTGGCATCTACGACACCGCGAAGG GCATGCTTCCGGACCCAAAGAACACCCACATCGTTGTCAGCTGGATGATCGCTCAGACCGTCACCGCTGTCGCTGGTTTGATCTCGTACCCTTTTGATACCGTTCGTCGTCGCATGATGATGCAGTCTGGCCGTAAAGGAA GTGACATAATGTACACGGGCACTATTGACTGCTGGCGGAAGATTGCGCGGGACGAGGGCTCCAAGGCGTTTTTCAAAGGTGCATGGTCGAATGTACTCCGAGGAATGGGTGGTGCTTTCGTCTTAGTCCTGTATGACGAAATCAAGAAGTACACATAA